AGAAATCCAACATTGAAAGAGCAGGTGAGGGACCTTCAACTTGACAATATAACTTATGGTCATCTCGGTTATCCTGTTTTACAAGCTGCTGATATTTTGCTTTACAAAGGGGAACTCGTTCCAGTTGGCGAGGACCAACTCCCGCATGTTGAGATAACAAGAGACATTGCAAGGCGTTTTAATCAGGTCTATGGAGAGGTTTTCCCTGAGCCAGAACCTCTTCTCACGGAATTCGCACGACTTCCAGGTCTTGATGGAAAGAGAATGAGTAAATCGCTTGGAAATACTATCTTGATTTCCGATCCATCTGATGAAATCAAAAGTAAAATGAAAAAAGCATTTACAGACCCACAAAAAATTTACAAAGGCGACCCTGGAAGACCAGATATATGTCTTGTTTTCACTTATCACAAGAAATTCAATCCCGATGAAGTCCCTGAAATAAGGAAGGGTTGTGAATCGGGTCAGCTTGGTTGTGTTGAGTGTAAGGCAAGATGTGCTGAAAAAATAATTGAATTTTTAAGACCGATCCAAGATAAGCGGAAGTATTTTGAATCGCATAGAGAAGAGGTGAAGGAGATTTTAGCATCCGGGGAGGAAAGGGCGCGCATAGTTGCGCAAAAGACCATGGATGAAGTTCATAAAGCAATGAAGATGGGATAGGGAATGAAATACAAAATTAAATTGCCGTATTTTGAAGGACCGCTTGACCTTCTCTTGTTTTTCGTCAAGCGTGACGAACTTAACATCTACGACATCCCGATCGCTAAGATAACAAGGGAATTTCTTGAATACATTCATCTTATGCAGATGCTTGACCTTGAAGTTGCGAGCGAGTTTATAGTTATGGCATCAACTCTCATGCAGATAAAGGCGAAGATGCTTTTACCAAAGCCAGAAGTTGAAAGTGAAGAAGAGGAAGAAGATCCAAGGGCTGAGCTTGCAAGGCGACTCGCTGAATATAAAAAGTTTAAAGAACTTGCCTCTGAATTTAGTAAGATGGAAGATGAAGCGGGAAAGATTTTTTACAGGGGCTATTTTAAAAATGACGCAAGGGATTATTTTGATGGAGATGAGGAGTTCTTAAAGGATGTTTCGCTTTTTGACCTTTTGACTGCGTTTAAGAGAGCGCTTGAAGGCGCAAGGGAAGCGGTTTATCACGAAATTGAGACGCAAAATTATAAAGTTGAGGACGAGATGGAAAATATACTCAATAGATTGAAGTTCAAGCGTAAGTTTTCCTTCAATGAGATAATTGATTCATATGTTGAAAAGGCGAGGATAATTGTCGCTTTCCTTGCTTTGTTGGAGCTTGCGAGGTTGAAGAAGATAAGAATTTCGCAAGAAGAGGTTTTTGGTGAACTTATAATTGAGGATGCCTCTCAGGGGTGGATGGTGAACGCAATTTAAAACAAAATCAACCTGCTTCAGTGGGAAATTTAAAATCAATAGTTGAAGCTTTGATATTCGCATCGGATGTGCCATTGAGCTTGAAGCAGATTAAAGAAATAATCGACGAGCCCTCAAAGAAATTTCTTTCAGAGAACGGTTCTTCAACCATAACTGAAGAAGATGTTAAGAAGGCGATAGATGATTTGAATCTAGAGTATTCCGAGAGAGGTTCGTCTTTCAGGATAATTGAAATTGCTGGTGGTTATCAATTTGCTACTTTGCCTGAATTTGCTAAGTGGGTTGGGAAACTTTTCAAAGAAAGGAGCAAGAAGAAGCTTTCACAAGCTGCTCTTGAAACGCTTGCGATAATAGCGTATAAACAACCGATAAGCAAGCCCGAAATTGAATCAATTCGTGGCGTAAATGTTGACCATGTGATTAAAAACCTGCTTGAGAGGAAACTCATAACGATAGTTGGACGAGCTGAAACCATTGGAAGACCTCTTCTTTATGGGACGACGCGAGAGTTTTTGAAGTATTTCGGTTTGAAAAATTTATCCGATCTTCCGAAACCAACTGAAATTGAAGAGATTATATCTGGAGACGACGAGCAATGAGCGGGAAAGAACTTATACGGCTTAATAAATATCTTGCTATGTGTGGTGTTGCTTCAAGGAGGAAAGCCGATGAGTTAATTAAGCAAGGTAGAGTTTCAGTAAATGGTGAAGTTGTGACACAGCTTGGGGTTAAAATTGACCCCAAGAGAGACAGGGTAATGGTTGATGGAAAACCAGTTAAAATGACGGAGAAATTAGTTTATATTGTTTTGAACAAGCCCAAGGATTGCATTACTACCGTGAAAGATGAAAAAGGACGAAGAACAGTCCTTGACCTTGTCAAGGTTAAAGAGAGGATTTTCCCTGTCGGACGGCTTGACAGAAATACGACAGGGGTCTTAATCTTAACGAACGATGGAGAGCTTGCTTATCGTTTGATGCACCCAAGATACAAAGTTGAAAAAGCTTATAAAGTTGCGCTTGATAAACCTATAAAGATGGAGGACATTGAAAAGTTAAAGCGCGGGATAATGCTTGATAGCAGAAAAACATCAGCTTGCGAGATTTATATTTTGCCTAACAGCGAGAATAAAGAACTTGGGATTGTAATCCGTGAAGGAAGATATAGACAAATAAGGAGGATGTTTCAACGCTTGGGATATAAAGTTCAAAAGCTTCACAGGGTCAGCTTTGGCGGGATAACAGTTAGTGGGATGAAACGAGGCGAGTGGAGATATTTAACGGATAAAGAAATAAAAAAATTAAAACGCCTTGTTGGTCTTGAAAAATAAATCTTTTGGGAGTAATGAAACGAAATCTAATTCTTCTTCCATTGCTTCTTTATTTTTACTCTTGTGCTTCCGCACAAAAAGTTGTTGAATCAGAAACACCTTCCGAAATAAAAACGGAAATTTCTTATTTTGAGGAAACATCATTAAGTAGATTAAGGGATGAACTTAATCAAATTTTTTCCGATCCAAATTTTTCAAACGCATATTGGGGTGTTGTCATTCAATCGCTTGAAACGGGCGAGTATTTTTACAGGTTGAATGAGCATAAAAGTTTTATACCAGCTTCAAATATGAAATTGTTTACAACAGCAGTTGCTCTTATAAAACTTGGTCCTGATTTCAAATACAAGACAAGTGTTTATACGGATGGTGAGATAAAAAATGGTGTCTTAAATGGAAATTTATTCGTCCGTGGAAGTGGCGACCCAACAATTTCAGGTAGGTTTAACAATGGGGATGTGATAAAAACATTCAAGGACTGGGCTGATAGCTTGAAAAATCTCGGGATAAGGGAGATAAATGGGGACATAGTGGGTGATGATAATTATTTTGATGATCAATACATGGGCACTGGCTGGGCATGGGATGATGAAACATATTGGTATTCGGCGCATATAAGTGCCTTGTCATTTAATGATAACTGTGTTGATTTTGAGATTAGACCCGGGAAAAAAATCGGCGATACAGCAATTGTGTTGCTTACCCCGAACACAAGCTATGTTAAGGTTGTAAATCGCGTTTTAACAGTTCATAGAGATAGCACGACCCAGATTGATTTCTTCAGAATCCCAGGGACAAACATAATAAATATCTTCGGGAGAATAAGTTTGAAGACGGGCTCGTATAAGGAATCAATCTCAATTCATAATCCGACGCTTTACACTGTAACTGTTTTTAAGGAAGTGCTTGAATCAAAAGGTATAAAGGTTAACGGCAAACCGATTGACATTGATGATACAAATCTTTCACCGAATTATGATGAAATGAAGGTTCTTGCTTCTTATGAGTCGCCCCCTTTGAGTGAAATAATAAAGGTGATAAACAAGCGGAGTCAGAATTTTTATGCTGAGCAAGTTTTCCGAACGCTTGGTAAAATTTTTGGTGGAGAGGGTTCAACGCAAAAGTCGGTTGAAGTTGTTAAAAATGCACTCGCGCAAATGGGTATCGCCCCTGAATCAATATCAATTTACGATGGTTCTGGTCTTTCAAGGTTAAATCTTGTGACGCCGTTTCAAATTTTGACGCTTTTAAACTATATGTACAGACAGGAGTATTTTTCCTATTTTTATGAATCGTTGCCAATTGCTGGTGTTGATGGGACGCTTGAGACAAGGATGAGGAAAACGAAAGCACAAGGAAATGTTAGAGCCAAGACCGGTTATGTTCAATATACGAGGTCGCTTTCAGGATATGTGAAAACCTTGGATGGGGAAATCGTTGCTTTTGCGATGATGGTTAATAATTATCTTGTTCCTGTATCTACGGCGAATATGGTTCAAGATATTGTGTGTCAGCGTTTGGCTAACTTTTCAAGGACAAAATGAAAAAGGGCGGGATTGACCCGCCCTCTTTCACTTTAACGCTGATCAATTGGAATATAGGTTTGATCCATAGGACCGATATATTCTGCTCTCGGTCTGTAAATTCTATTATCCGAGAGTTGTTCAAGTACATGAGCTGTCCATCCGGTGATACGGCTGACAGCGAAGATTGGTGTATAAAGGTCAAGCGGTATCCCCATATAGTAATAAACCGAGGCAGAATAGAAATCAACATTTGGCCAGACGCCTTTCTCTCCGAACTCTTTAACCCAGAGTTCTTCAATTCTTGCTGACATCTCATACCATTTCGTATTCCCAAGCTTTTCACCGAGCATCTTTGAGTATTTCTTTAGAATCAAAGCCCTTGGGTCCATTGATTTATAAACTCTGTGTCCGAAACCTTCAAGTTTTCTCTTTTCTTCAATTGCTTTCTTAACGAAATCATCAACCTTTGAGAGTTCACCTATCTCAAGTAGGTATTTCATCACTTCCCTATTAGCGCCACCGTGCAACGGACCTTTCAGAGTGCCAATGGCTGATGTTATGGCTGAATACATATCTGTAAGTGTTGAAATCGTGACTCTTGCAGAGAAAGTTGATGCGTTCATCTCATGCTCAGCGTGTAGTATCAATGCCACATCCATGATTTTTGCGAAAAGCTCGTCGGGTTCTCCCCCCTTCAACATGTAAAGAAAATTTGTCGCTATGTTAAATTCCTTGTTCGGCTTTATCGGTTCCTTTCCATTTCTTATCTGTTCCCAAGCTGCTACGATTGTTGGGAACTTAGCTGTAAGTCGCAGTGCCTTTCTCCTATTTGCTTCAAGTGAATTGTCATTTCTTTCAGGATCAAAAAGTCCAAGGAATGACACAGCGGTCCTAAGGACATCCATCGGGTCTGAATCCTTCGGCATAAGCTTCATCACGGTGATAAGACTGTCAGGAATTTCATATTCGGAGCGGATGGCTTTTACGAATTCATCGTATTCATCTTTTTTCGGCAGGCGATAATTCCACAACAAGAAGGCAACTTCTTCAAAGTTTGAATGTTCAGCTAAATCTGCAATGTCATAGCCAAGATAAAGAAGCTTGCTTCTTTTTCCATCAATAAAGCAAAGCTTCGTCTGGTTTGCTATGACATTTTCTAATCCCTTTACATAGGTGGGTTGTGTTGTTTGTGCCTGGGACATGGCTTTTTACCTCCTTTTAATTTTGGTTTGTATGTGCTTTGGGTTTAACTCTGTTCCCCGTAAAATTAGTGTGTCTAAAGCCAAAAAACATAACTTTCTTCAAAATTTAATTATATTCATATCCTCATTTCTAATGTAAAAATAAAAACTTTGAAATTCAAATTAATCACCCGGGATCTTGATTAATCTTTGAAAAATGTGTAAAATTAAAGCAAAAAGACCTGCAAAGCGATGAAAAAATTGTTGTGCTTTGTCCTTGCCCTTTTATTTCTTTTCTTCAATTTTTCCGATTCAGCTTCAAGACGACCTGTGAAAGGTTTTAACGGTATGGTTGTTTCCTCTGATTCGCTTGCCACACGGGTTGGCGTTGAAATTTTAAAAAAAGGTGGAAATGCGGTTGATGCAGCTGTTGCCGTTGGATTTGCACTTGCTGTGACATATCCGCAGGCAGGAAATATCGGAGGGGGTGGGTTTATGGTTATAAGAATGGCAAATGGTGAGACGATCACAATTGATTTCAGGGAAAAGGCACCAATGAAAGCAAGTGAAGATATGTTTCTTGATGAAAATGGGAATTTTGTCCCGGAGAGAAGTCAAATCGGTCATCTTTCGGTGGGGGTTCCAGGTTCAGTTGCTGGTTTATTGCTCGCCCTTGAAAAGTATGGCACGATGTCAAGAAAAGAAGTTCTTAAACCTGCAATTAAACTTGCTGAGAAAGGTTTCATTGTAAATGAGGGGCTCGCAAATGCTTTTAAAAATGCTTTTGAACATTTCAAAAAATTCCCATCCACAATGAAATATTTCTCAAAGAACGGACAACCATACAAAGCTGGTGACCGTCTTGTACAAAAAGATCTTGCCAAGGTTTTGAAGCTTATCAGAGATAAAGGTCGCGATGGATTTTACAAGGGTAGGGTTGCGGACTTGATAGTTGAAGAGATGAAACGCGGTGGTGGTTTGATAACATATGAAGACCTTGAGAATTATCAACCTGTCTTACGAAAACCCGTTGTTGGCAATTATCGCGGATATGAAATCATATCAATGGGTCCGCCAAGTTCAGGAGGCGTTTGCCTAATTGAACTTTTGAACATACTTGAAAATTTTGACCTGAAAAAATACGGTTTTGGCTCCTCATATACAATTCATTACCTTGTTGAAGCTATGAGGAGAGTTTATGCGGATAGGGCTGAGTATCTCGGTGACCCGGATTTCGTCCAAATTCCCCTTGATAAGCTGCTTTCAAAAGAGTATGCGAAAGAACTTGCAAGTGAAATTGATACCTTTTTTGCTACTCCAAGTTCAAGAATCATACGCTCCGTTTCACCGACTTCTGAAGGAGTTCATACAACACATTATTCTGTTGTTGATAGATGGGGAAATGTCGTTGCAGTTACGACAACGATCAACAGTTATTTCGGTTCAATGGTCGCCGTTGATGGGGCTGGATTTTTCCTTAACAATGAAATGGATGATTTCAGCGCAAAACCCGGTGCTCCAAATCAATTTGGATTGCTCGGGAGCAAAGCGAATTCAATCCAACCTGGGAAGAGAATGTTAAGTTCAATGACTCCGACAATAGTTTTAAAAAATGGGAAACCATTTCTCGTCCTTGGTTCTCCTGGTGGTTCTACGATTATAACATCTGTGCTTCAA
The Candidatus Thermokryptus mobilis genome window above contains:
- the trpS gene encoding tryptophan--tRNA ligase; protein product: MGRKIVLSGMRPTGKLHLGHLVGVLENWVDLQKNHNCFFLIADYHALTTNVDTSGIYENSIEMLIDWLASGIDPEVSPVFRQSQVKEHAELHLIFSMLISVSRLERNPTLKEQVRDLQLDNITYGHLGYPVLQAADILLYKGELVPVGEDQLPHVEITRDIARRFNQVYGEVFPEPEPLLTEFARLPGLDGKRMSKSLGNTILISDPSDEIKSKMKKAFTDPQKIYKGDPGRPDICLVFTYHKKFNPDEVPEIRKGCESGQLGCVECKARCAEKIIEFLRPIQDKRKYFESHREEVKEILASGEERARIVAQKTMDEVHKAMKMG
- a CDS encoding segregation and condensation protein A, with amino-acid sequence MKYKIKLPYFEGPLDLLLFFVKRDELNIYDIPIAKITREFLEYIHLMQMLDLEVASEFIVMASTLMQIKAKMLLPKPEVESEEEEEDPRAELARRLAEYKKFKELASEFSKMEDEAGKIFYRGYFKNDARDYFDGDEEFLKDVSLFDLLTAFKRALEGAREAVYHEIETQNYKVEDEMENILNRLKFKRKFSFNEIIDSYVEKARIIVAFLALLELARLKKIRISQEEVFGELIIEDASQGWMVNAI
- the scpB gene encoding SMC-Scp complex subunit ScpB; translated protein: MDGERNLKQNQPASVGNLKSIVEALIFASDVPLSLKQIKEIIDEPSKKFLSENGSSTITEEDVKKAIDDLNLEYSERGSSFRIIEIAGGYQFATLPEFAKWVGKLFKERSKKKLSQAALETLAIIAYKQPISKPEIESIRGVNVDHVIKNLLERKLITIVGRAETIGRPLLYGTTREFLKYFGLKNLSDLPKPTEIEEIISGDDEQ
- a CDS encoding pseudouridine synthase produces the protein MSGKELIRLNKYLAMCGVASRRKADELIKQGRVSVNGEVVTQLGVKIDPKRDRVMVDGKPVKMTEKLVYIVLNKPKDCITTVKDEKGRRTVLDLVKVKERIFPVGRLDRNTTGVLILTNDGELAYRLMHPRYKVEKAYKVALDKPIKMEDIEKLKRGIMLDSRKTSACEIYILPNSENKELGIVIREGRYRQIRRMFQRLGYKVQKLHRVSFGGITVSGMKRGEWRYLTDKEIKKLKRLVGLEK
- the dacB gene encoding D-alanyl-D-alanine carboxypeptidase/D-alanyl-D-alanine endopeptidase translates to MKRNLILLPLLLYFYSCASAQKVVESETPSEIKTEISYFEETSLSRLRDELNQIFSDPNFSNAYWGVVIQSLETGEYFYRLNEHKSFIPASNMKLFTTAVALIKLGPDFKYKTSVYTDGEIKNGVLNGNLFVRGSGDPTISGRFNNGDVIKTFKDWADSLKNLGIREINGDIVGDDNYFDDQYMGTGWAWDDETYWYSAHISALSFNDNCVDFEIRPGKKIGDTAIVLLTPNTSYVKVVNRVLTVHRDSTTQIDFFRIPGTNIINIFGRISLKTGSYKESISIHNPTLYTVTVFKEVLESKGIKVNGKPIDIDDTNLSPNYDEMKVLASYESPPLSEIIKVINKRSQNFYAEQVFRTLGKIFGGEGSTQKSVEVVKNALAQMGIAPESISIYDGSGLSRLNLVTPFQILTLLNYMYRQEYFSYFYESLPIAGVDGTLETRMRKTKAQGNVRAKTGYVQYTRSLSGYVKTLDGEIVAFAMMVNNYLVPVSTANMVQDIVCQRLANFSRTK
- a CDS encoding citrate synthase, which produces MSQAQTTQPTYVKGLENVIANQTKLCFIDGKRSKLLYLGYDIADLAEHSNFEEVAFLLWNYRLPKKDEYDEFVKAIRSEYEIPDSLITVMKLMPKDSDPMDVLRTAVSFLGLFDPERNDNSLEANRRKALRLTAKFPTIVAAWEQIRNGKEPIKPNKEFNIATNFLYMLKGGEPDELFAKIMDVALILHAEHEMNASTFSARVTISTLTDMYSAITSAIGTLKGPLHGGANREVMKYLLEIGELSKVDDFVKKAIEEKRKLEGFGHRVYKSMDPRALILKKYSKMLGEKLGNTKWYEMSARIEELWVKEFGEKGVWPNVDFYSASVYYYMGIPLDLYTPIFAVSRITGWTAHVLEQLSDNRIYRPRAEYIGPMDQTYIPIDQR
- the ggt gene encoding gamma-glutamyltransferase; the encoded protein is MKKLLCFVLALLFLFFNFSDSASRRPVKGFNGMVVSSDSLATRVGVEILKKGGNAVDAAVAVGFALAVTYPQAGNIGGGGFMVIRMANGETITIDFREKAPMKASEDMFLDENGNFVPERSQIGHLSVGVPGSVAGLLLALEKYGTMSRKEVLKPAIKLAEKGFIVNEGLANAFKNAFEHFKKFPSTMKYFSKNGQPYKAGDRLVQKDLAKVLKLIRDKGRDGFYKGRVADLIVEEMKRGGGLITYEDLENYQPVLRKPVVGNYRGYEIISMGPPSSGGVCLIELLNILENFDLKKYGFGSSYTIHYLVEAMRRVYADRAEYLGDPDFVQIPLDKLLSKEYAKELASEIDTFFATPSSRIIRSVSPTSEGVHTTHYSVVDRWGNVVAVTTTINSYFGSMVAVDGAGFFLNNEMDDFSAKPGAPNQFGLLGSKANSIQPGKRMLSSMTPTIVLKNGKPFLVLGSPGGSTIITSVLQVILNVIDFGMNIQEAVDSPRIHHQWYPDQIFFERRGLPRDVIENLEKRGHKLVERDGYQGEVQAILIDENGVKYGAVDPRGYGLAMGY